A window of the Desulforapulum autotrophicum HRM2 genome harbors these coding sequences:
- the nifE gene encoding nitrogenase iron-molybdenum cofactor biosynthesis protein NifE — METISVLEDRKNQISQKGRDTFEMACEKKSLAGAVSQRACVFCGSRVVLYPIADALHLIHGPIGCASYTWDIRGALSSGPELHRMSFSTDLSETDVVFGGEKKLEKALLELVAEYEPKAAFVYCTCIVGIIGDDVEAVCKKVAAKVGIPVLAVHSEGFKGTKKDGYKAACDALFKLIDLNRKPEKQIPLSINILGEFNIGGETWIIKEYYRRMGVEVVSVMTGDGRVKDVQSAHRACLNVVQCSGSLTHLARDMEQAYGIPFIRVSYFGIEDTSDALYDVASFFKDAPQIMERTKALVQEEVCAILPELAALKKDLVGKRAAIYVGGAFKAFSLIKALKHLGMSEVLVGSQTGNKEDYALLREMCDPDTVILDDANPLELAKYVMEKDAHLFIGGVKERPIAYKLGIGFCDHNHERKIPLVGYEGMVNFAKEVHATVTSPIWDLVPRKAFNRAISNKG, encoded by the coding sequence ATGGAAACCATATCCGTATTAGAAGACAGGAAAAACCAGATTTCCCAGAAAGGCCGGGACACCTTTGAAATGGCCTGTGAAAAAAAGAGCCTGGCAGGGGCAGTGAGCCAGCGGGCATGCGTCTTCTGCGGATCCAGGGTGGTTCTCTACCCCATTGCCGATGCCCTTCACCTCATCCACGGACCCATTGGTTGTGCCTCCTACACCTGGGATATCCGGGGGGCCCTGTCATCGGGCCCGGAACTTCACCGGATGAGTTTCTCCACGGATCTTTCCGAGACGGATGTGGTTTTCGGCGGTGAGAAAAAACTTGAGAAAGCCCTGCTTGAACTCGTTGCAGAATATGAACCCAAAGCTGCTTTTGTTTATTGTACCTGTATTGTGGGCATCATAGGGGATGATGTGGAGGCCGTGTGTAAAAAGGTCGCAGCCAAGGTTGGCATCCCCGTGCTGGCGGTTCATTCTGAGGGGTTCAAGGGCACAAAAAAAGATGGATACAAGGCTGCCTGTGATGCCCTGTTTAAACTCATTGATCTGAATCGTAAACCTGAAAAACAGATTCCCCTGAGCATCAATATCCTTGGTGAGTTTAATATCGGTGGAGAGACCTGGATCATCAAAGAGTATTACCGGCGGATGGGCGTCGAGGTCGTTTCCGTGATGACCGGCGACGGCAGGGTCAAGGATGTTCAGTCGGCACACAGGGCCTGTTTGAATGTGGTTCAGTGTTCAGGATCGTTGACCCATCTTGCGCGAGACATGGAACAAGCCTATGGCATCCCCTTTATCCGTGTTTCGTATTTTGGCATCGAAGACACCTCGGATGCCCTTTATGATGTGGCCTCGTTTTTTAAGGATGCCCCACAGATCATGGAACGGACAAAGGCTCTGGTCCAGGAGGAGGTTTGCGCCATTCTTCCTGAACTTGCAGCATTAAAAAAAGATCTTGTGGGAAAACGGGCCGCCATTTATGTGGGCGGGGCGTTTAAGGCCTTTTCCCTGATCAAGGCCCTGAAACATCTGGGCATGAGCGAGGTTCTTGTGGGGTCCCAGACCGGAAACAAGGAAGATTACGCATTGTTACGAGAGATGTGTGATCCAGACACGGTGATACTGGATGATGCCAACCCCCTGGAGCTTGCCAAGTATGTCATGGAAAAGGATGCCCACCTCTTCATCGGTGGGGTCAAGGAAAGACCCATTGCCTACAAACTGGGGATCGGCTTTTGTGACCACAACCATGAACGAAAGATTCCTTTGGTGGGGTATGAGGGCATGGTCAATTTTGCAAAGGAAGTCCATGCAACAGTGACAAGTCCCATCTGGGACCTTGTTCCGAGAAAAGCGTTTAACCGGGCCATTTCAAACAAAGGATGA
- a CDS encoding nitrogenase component 1: protein MISNMIPKKIKKKIDKKPYTATRNACKMCTPLGATMVFHGIEGTIPLLHGSQGCSTYMRRYLISHFREPVDIASSNFTEDTAIFGGGANLMLAIENVARQYTPKMIGIATTCLSETIGDDVPMILNGMDKALDDTILVHVSTPSYTGTHVDGFHGAVHAVVERCNPLGCKPEQAVKPRQNINVFPGMLSNEDIRHLKEIFTDLDIEFTILPDYSERLEGPSWDDYQVIQKGGTPIRQIQEMNRATASVEFGAILAASVDQGTESAGSLLKERFDIPLVSLGFPVGVKATDLFFERLEALTLKPMPERYKEQRGRLIDAYVDGNKYVSGQRAVVYGEEDFVVAIAGFLAEVGIIPVLCASGGKSGLLEKALEKTLTPKIFKQVTVHQGMDFTRMEQAAGALDPDFMIGNSKGYTMSRHLKVPLVRVGFPIHDRIGGQRILHIGYKGAQALFDAIVNTLLHHNQTTSKIGYAYM from the coding sequence ATGATTTCCAACATGATACCCAAAAAGATCAAGAAAAAGATCGATAAAAAGCCCTATACAGCCACCCGCAATGCCTGTAAAATGTGCACCCCTCTGGGCGCCACCATGGTTTTCCACGGAATCGAAGGGACCATCCCCCTTTTGCACGGCTCCCAGGGATGCTCCACCTATATGCGAAGATACCTGATCAGTCATTTCAGGGAGCCCGTAGATATTGCCTCATCAAATTTTACCGAGGATACGGCCATTTTCGGTGGTGGTGCCAACCTCATGCTTGCCATTGAAAATGTAGCCCGTCAATACACCCCCAAGATGATCGGCATTGCCACCACCTGCCTTTCGGAAACCATTGGCGATGATGTTCCCATGATTTTAAACGGCATGGACAAGGCCCTGGACGATACCATCCTGGTCCATGTGTCAACCCCAAGTTATACGGGTACCCATGTGGACGGATTCCACGGGGCGGTTCATGCCGTTGTTGAGCGTTGTAATCCTTTAGGCTGCAAACCGGAACAGGCCGTTAAGCCCCGTCAGAATATAAATGTTTTTCCGGGCATGCTCTCCAATGAAGATATTCGACATCTCAAGGAGATCTTCACGGACCTTGACATTGAATTTACGATTCTGCCGGATTATTCAGAACGACTGGAAGGACCTTCGTGGGATGATTACCAGGTCATTCAAAAGGGGGGAACCCCCATCCGCCAGATCCAGGAGATGAACCGTGCCACGGCCAGCGTGGAGTTTGGAGCTATCCTGGCAGCCTCGGTTGACCAGGGTACAGAAAGTGCCGGATCCCTTTTAAAGGAGCGGTTTGACATTCCCCTTGTTTCCCTCGGTTTTCCCGTGGGGGTAAAGGCCACGGATCTTTTCTTTGAGCGGCTGGAAGCGCTGACATTAAAACCCATGCCTGAACGTTACAAAGAACAGCGTGGACGATTGATTGACGCCTATGTGGATGGAAACAAATATGTATCCGGACAAAGGGCCGTTGTCTACGGAGAAGAAGATTTTGTGGTTGCCATTGCAGGATTCCTGGCCGAGGTGGGCATTATCCCGGTGCTGTGTGCTTCTGGCGGGAAGAGCGGATTATTGGAAAAAGCCTTGGAAAAGACCCTCACCCCGAAGATTTTCAAACAGGTGACTGTTCACCAGGGTATGGATTTTACCCGGATGGAGCAGGCAGCAGGAGCGCTTGACCCTGATTTTATGATCGGAAATAGCAAGGGATACACCATGTCCCGGCACCTTAAAGTTCCCCTGGTCAGGGTGGGATTCCCCATCCATGACCGGATCGGTGGCCAGCGTATTCTTCACATCGGTTACAAGGGTGCCCAGGCGCTGTTTGATGCCATTGTCAACACGCTTCTCCACCATAATCAGACGACGTCTAAAATCGGTTACGCCTATATGTAG
- a CDS encoding type II toxin-antitoxin system RelE/ParE family toxin has protein sequence MKTYKVYLMPDAIKDLEHIYEYISTKSGFPERAWAFIEKLRLKCQKLETAPLRGQQRNDLMKNLRIYPLNKKTVVAFVVDEEQQAVRILNIFYGGRDYEAIMSTPKA, from the coding sequence ATGAAAACATATAAAGTCTATTTGATGCCGGATGCAATCAAAGACCTTGAACATATCTATGAATATATTTCAACGAAAAGTGGCTTTCCTGAAAGAGCTTGGGCATTCATTGAAAAGCTTAGGCTCAAATGTCAGAAATTGGAAACGGCACCTCTAAGAGGGCAGCAACGCAATGACTTAATGAAAAATTTAAGAATTTATCCTCTCAATAAAAAAACTGTTGTCGCTTTTGTCGTTGATGAAGAGCAACAGGCGGTAAGAATTTTGAACATATTCTATGGGGGTAGAGATTATGAAGCTATTATGTCAACCCCAAAGGCATAA
- the nifK gene encoding nitrogenase molybdenum-iron protein subunit beta: protein MLLRHTNKEIKPRESLTVNPAKTCQPIGAMYASLGIHNCLPHSHGSQGCCAYHRSALTRHFREPVMAATSSFTEGSSVFGGQSNLIQAIDTIFTTYEPDVIAVHTTCLSETIGDDVNQIAIKAVKDGKVPKGKYVIHTSTPSYVGSHVTGFSNMTKAMATAFSKSTGVSNGKFNIIPGYVEPSDMTEIKRVVKEMGIKPILFPDTSNVLNGPQTGKYKMYPDGGVTIEELTSAGDSIGTIALGNTASADAARALDTRCKVPCQVLDLPIGLAATDRFINTLRTVAGVNVPASIDLERGQLLDIITDMQAYLYHKKVALAGDPDQLIPLVEFLISIDMMPVHIVTGTPGKDFVKRIEALTADLPYKVNVKAGGGADMYLLHQWIKNEPVDLLISNTYGKYIARDEDIPFMRYGFPIVDRVGHSYFPSVCYKGGMRLLEKILDLLLDRIDRDSLEETFELVM, encoded by the coding sequence ATGTTGCTCAGACATACCAATAAAGAGATAAAACCCAGGGAATCGCTGACCGTTAATCCAGCTAAAACCTGCCAGCCCATCGGTGCCATGTATGCATCCCTTGGCATTCACAACTGCCTGCCACACAGTCACGGCTCCCAGGGCTGCTGCGCCTATCACAGAAGTGCCCTGACCCGCCATTTCCGGGAACCGGTAATGGCTGCCACCAGCTCTTTTACGGAAGGATCATCTGTGTTCGGGGGGCAGTCCAACCTGATCCAGGCCATTGATACTATTTTCACCACCTATGAGCCGGATGTCATTGCCGTTCACACCACCTGTCTGTCGGAAACCATTGGTGATGATGTGAACCAGATCGCCATCAAGGCGGTGAAGGATGGTAAAGTGCCCAAGGGTAAATATGTCATCCATACCAGTACCCCAAGCTATGTGGGCTCCCATGTTACGGGATTTTCCAACATGACAAAGGCCATGGCCACGGCCTTTTCAAAGTCCACGGGGGTTTCCAACGGCAAGTTCAATATTATTCCCGGTTATGTTGAACCCTCGGACATGACTGAAATCAAGCGGGTGGTCAAGGAGATGGGTATCAAACCCATCCTTTTCCCGGACACCTCAAATGTGCTGAACGGTCCCCAGACCGGTAAATATAAAATGTATCCCGACGGGGGGGTTACCATCGAAGAGTTGACCAGCGCCGGGGACAGCATCGGCACCATTGCCCTTGGCAACACGGCTTCAGCCGATGCGGCAAGGGCCCTTGATACCCGCTGCAAGGTCCCCTGCCAGGTGCTGGACCTACCCATTGGGCTTGCTGCAACGGATCGATTCATTAATACCTTGAGAACGGTTGCCGGGGTAAACGTGCCGGCAAGCATTGACCTGGAGCGGGGCCAGCTTCTGGACATCATCACGGATATGCAAGCCTATCTTTACCATAAAAAGGTGGCCCTGGCAGGTGATCCAGATCAATTGATTCCCCTGGTGGAATTTCTCATCAGTATTGACATGATGCCGGTTCATATCGTCACGGGAACCCCGGGAAAAGACTTTGTCAAACGCATTGAGGCGCTGACGGCAGATCTTCCCTACAAGGTCAATGTCAAGGCCGGTGGCGGTGCTGACATGTATCTGCTCCACCAGTGGATCAAAAATGAGCCCGTGGATCTGTTGATCTCCAACACCTATGGGAAATATATCGCAAGGGACGAGGATATTCCCTTCATGCGATACGGGTTTCCCATAGTGGACAGGGTAGGGCATTCTTATTTCCCTTCGGTCTGCTACAAGGGCGGGATGCGACTTCTGGAGAAAATTCTGGATCTGCTGCTGGATCGAATTGACAGGGATTCCCTTGAAGAAACCTTTGAACTGGTGATGTAA
- a CDS encoding LysE/ArgO family amino acid transporter translates to MMLPFMQGFGTGGGLIVAIGAQNAFVLSQGVRKNHPLIIALTCIVCDAVFITAGIAGFGTAVASNPLLSQWVAWGGAAFLFFYGAGSLRSAITGGSLDADGQAALSVKAAVTTTLAVTLLNPHFYLDTVVLLGGISSRFQGQNRMSFWAGSIAASILWFLSLSFGARLLAPLFRQQIAWRILDSLVCLTMWGIAASLV, encoded by the coding sequence ATGATGTTGCCATTTATGCAGGGGTTTGGAACCGGGGGGGGATTGATCGTGGCCATTGGCGCCCAGAATGCCTTTGTCCTTTCCCAGGGTGTCCGGAAAAATCATCCCCTGATTATCGCATTGACCTGCATTGTGTGTGATGCGGTTTTTATCACAGCCGGCATTGCAGGTTTTGGGACTGCCGTTGCCTCAAACCCTTTGCTTTCCCAATGGGTCGCATGGGGCGGCGCCGCTTTTTTGTTTTTTTACGGTGCAGGCTCCCTTCGCTCTGCAATTACCGGGGGAAGCCTGGATGCCGACGGCCAGGCTGCATTATCCGTGAAGGCTGCTGTAACGACAACCCTGGCCGTCACTTTGCTCAATCCACATTTTTATCTGGATACGGTTGTTCTTCTGGGCGGAATCAGCAGCCGGTTCCAGGGTCAAAACCGGATGAGTTTCTGGGCCGGATCAATTGCTGCCTCAATACTCTGGTTTCTAAGCCTCAGCTTTGGTGCTCGATTGCTGGCACCGCTCTTCCGGCAGCAGATCGCCTGGCGAATCCTCGACAGCCTTGTCTGTCTGACCATGTGGGGGATTGCCGCTTCTCTGGTATGA
- a CDS encoding (2Fe-2S) ferredoxin domain-containing protein: MEKPKHHILVCASFRPSGEPKGKCHRKNSMDFLPYIENEIIDRGLEGVIVSSTCCLKLCDEGPILVIYPENIWYGNVTSEDAIDEILDALEDGGIAKEYLLSDSTCEA; encoded by the coding sequence ATGGAAAAACCCAAACATCACATACTGGTCTGCGCAAGTTTCAGACCCAGCGGAGAGCCCAAGGGAAAATGTCACAGGAAAAATTCCATGGATTTTCTCCCCTACATTGAAAACGAAATCATTGACCGGGGGCTTGAAGGAGTGATTGTCTCATCCACCTGCTGCCTTAAACTCTGTGATGAAGGACCGATCCTGGTCATTTATCCGGAAAACATCTGGTATGGCAATGTAACGTCCGAGGATGCCATTGACGAAATTCTGGACGCCCTTGAAGACGGGGGCATCGCAAAGGAATACCTTCTTTCCGACTCGACCTGCGAGGCGTGA
- a CDS encoding ribbon-helix-helix domain-containing protein has protein sequence MLTISFQKGMIKSYFNGGSSMQQAKAERITITLPPDMLASIKKEVSSGSYGSTSELIREAMRMWQKREEEYKARISLIRERLAHSEQSGEPVPLNTAFKTIKKLHQKQAKKEV, from the coding sequence ATGTTGACCATCTCCTTTCAAAAAGGTATGATTAAATCATACTTTAATGGAGGATCATCTATGCAACAAGCAAAAGCCGAAAGAATTACAATCACTTTACCGCCAGATATGCTGGCTTCTATCAAAAAAGAAGTTAGCTCCGGCTCCTATGGTTCAACGAGTGAGTTAATAAGGGAAGCCATGAGAATGTGGCAGAAAAGAGAAGAAGAGTACAAAGCAAGAATTTCTTTAATCCGTGAACGTTTGGCACATTCAGAGCAAAGCGGTGAACCAGTGCCGTTAAACACAGCCTTTAAAACCATTAAGAAGTTACATCAAAAACAGGCAAAAAAAGAAGTTTAA
- a CDS encoding homocitrate synthase/isopropylmalate synthase family protein — protein MVNLNDKRKIWMVDTTLRDGEQAPGVVFHTHEKREIARALDRIGIDEIEVGIPAMGDGACQDIRGIVQMNLSCILSSWCRAAREDIEAAAACNTAGVHISFPTSSLLLKTFDKDEAWVMDSLERLVGVARKYFDRVSVGAQDATRTRRDFLYGFARLAFEAGADRLRIADTVGMISPLMVMKTMTDLVCQVPDLDIEFHGHNDLGMATANAVTAVDAGASSLSVTVNGLGERAGNAPLEEVAMALFEVGGYGATLDFSQMTDLCCLVAKASGREIPGSKPIVGKNVFCHESGIHCSGLLKDAASYQLFQPERVGKEACEYVIGYHSGSAAICHVLEKQGVFIDKAAARRLIPLVRQKARRQKRLLTPLELAELYHQFWKLSCPV, from the coding sequence ATGGTTAATTTAAACGATAAAAGAAAAATATGGATGGTGGACACCACATTACGGGACGGAGAACAGGCCCCCGGGGTTGTGTTTCATACCCATGAAAAACGTGAAATTGCAAGGGCCCTTGACCGCATCGGCATCGATGAGATCGAGGTGGGCATTCCGGCCATGGGGGATGGGGCCTGCCAGGATATCAGAGGGATTGTCCAGATGAATTTGTCGTGTATCCTCTCTTCCTGGTGCAGGGCTGCAAGGGAGGATATTGAAGCGGCTGCCGCCTGTAATACTGCCGGCGTTCATATCAGCTTTCCCACCTCGTCCCTTCTTTTGAAAACCTTTGACAAGGATGAAGCCTGGGTGATGGACTCCCTTGAACGTCTTGTCGGGGTTGCCAGAAAGTATTTTGACCGGGTTTCAGTGGGGGCCCAGGACGCCACCCGGACCCGGCGGGATTTTTTATACGGGTTTGCCCGTCTTGCCTTTGAGGCTGGGGCAGACCGCCTGCGCATCGCAGATACCGTGGGAATGATCAGTCCCCTGATGGTGATGAAAACCATGACGGATCTTGTTTGTCAGGTGCCGGATCTTGATATTGAGTTCCACGGCCACAATGACCTTGGCATGGCCACGGCCAACGCCGTTACCGCTGTGGATGCCGGGGCGTCGTCCCTGAGCGTCACGGTCAACGGTCTGGGTGAAAGGGCTGGCAATGCCCCCCTGGAAGAGGTTGCCATGGCTCTTTTTGAGGTGGGCGGGTATGGTGCCACCCTTGATTTTTCCCAGATGACTGATCTCTGCTGTCTGGTTGCAAAGGCTTCCGGCCGGGAAATCCCTGGGTCAAAACCCATTGTTGGAAAAAACGTTTTTTGTCATGAATCGGGCATTCACTGTTCAGGCCTTTTAAAGGATGCCGCTTCATACCAGCTGTTTCAACCCGAAAGGGTGGGTAAAGAAGCGTGCGAATACGTTATCGGGTATCATTCAGGGTCGGCTGCCATCTGCCATGTACTGGAAAAACAGGGGGTTTTCATTGATAAAGCAGCGGCCAGAAGACTGATTCCCCTGGTAAGGCAAAAGGCGCGCAGACAAAAAAGGTTGCTTACCCCCCTGGAACTTGCGGAACTTTATCACCAGTTTTGGAAATTGAGTTGCCCGGTATGA
- a CDS encoding LysR family transcriptional regulator ArgP, whose translation MLDYKLIEALAMVVREGGFEKGAKALHISQSAVSQRIRLLEEQMGQVLLTRTTPPRPTSGGQKILKHYLQVNHLEQDLVACAEEGTDPFFSTMSVGVNADSLATWFLNAIHSFLIEEQVLLDIRVDDQEQTHQLLRDGEVMGCITTLEQPMQGCRIDPIGRMTYRMVATPGFADRWFPNGITMEAASRAPAVTFNRKDTLHQQLLTQAFEKCPKYMPIHYVPSAEKFADFIASGLAYGMLPEQQIMPLAESGGIIDLTPGYSVAVNLYWQCWNLNATLLKKLSEQLIQRGRLLLAPTT comes from the coding sequence ATGCTGGATTATAAACTCATTGAAGCACTGGCCATGGTGGTCCGGGAAGGTGGATTCGAAAAGGGTGCGAAGGCCCTTCACATATCCCAGTCTGCCGTTTCCCAGCGGATTCGTCTGCTCGAGGAGCAGATGGGACAGGTCCTGCTGACACGCACAACGCCGCCCCGGCCGACGTCCGGCGGTCAAAAGATACTCAAACATTACCTCCAGGTCAACCATCTGGAACAGGATCTGGTTGCCTGCGCCGAAGAAGGAACAGATCCTTTTTTTTCTACCATGTCAGTGGGCGTTAATGCGGATTCCCTTGCCACCTGGTTTTTGAACGCCATTCATTCGTTTTTGATAGAAGAACAGGTTCTGCTGGATATCCGGGTGGATGATCAGGAACAGACCCATCAACTTTTAAGGGACGGGGAAGTCATGGGCTGCATCACCACCCTTGAGCAGCCCATGCAGGGATGCCGAATTGACCCCATCGGCCGGATGACCTACCGCATGGTGGCCACTCCCGGGTTTGCCGACCGCTGGTTTCCAAACGGCATCACTATGGAGGCCGCTTCCAGGGCACCGGCAGTCACCTTCAATCGGAAGGACACCCTGCATCAACAGCTTTTGACCCAGGCCTTTGAAAAATGTCCAAAGTATATGCCCATTCACTATGTGCCGTCTGCAGAAAAATTTGCCGATTTCATTGCATCCGGCCTGGCCTACGGCATGCTGCCGGAACAGCAGATCATGCCGCTGGCTGAATCCGGCGGAATCATTGATCTTACGCCGGGTTACAGTGTGGCCGTGAACCTTTACTGGCAATGCTGGAATTTAAACGCCACCCTGTTGAAAAAATTATCAGAACAACTGATCCAGCGTGGCAGACTGCTGCTGGCGCCAACGACATAA
- a CDS encoding radical SAM protein: MNIENHPCFNANACKSWGRVHLPVAPRCNIQCNFCNRKFDCVNESRPGVCSSILSPFQAMEYLKQVVNRKKNISVVGIAGPGDPFANPEQTLTTIEMISKKYPDMLLCLASNGLNLPEYLDDIARFNVSHVSITINAIDLAISEKIYSWVRFGKKSLAPGQGVKLLLEKQLASVAGLKERGIIVKVNTIVLPGINDHHVTDIAKEMAKMGVDLLNCMPYYPNEGSNFAHLREPSREEIAKIQADAQKYLPQMKHCKRCRADAVGILGEEPDKVLMESLKTCASMEETPEIEMEDPARPHVAVATREGVLVNQHLGEATELAIYDISREEVVLVEQREMPRPGDGSSRWQVVADQLKDCHLILVSGVGETPKALLTNEGFEILEVNGLIQEVVDAVKNKQNISHLVKRAPLDCRAECSGGGMGCM, encoded by the coding sequence ATGAATATTGAAAATCACCCCTGTTTTAATGCAAATGCCTGTAAAAGTTGGGGCCGGGTCCATCTTCCCGTTGCACCCCGGTGTAATATCCAGTGCAACTTTTGTAATCGAAAATTTGACTGTGTCAACGAGAGCCGGCCCGGTGTATGCAGCAGTATTCTTTCCCCTTTCCAGGCCATGGAATATCTTAAACAGGTCGTGAACCGGAAGAAAAATATCTCAGTGGTGGGTATTGCAGGCCCAGGCGACCCCTTTGCCAACCCTGAACAGACCCTGACGACCATTGAGATGATCAGTAAAAAATATCCGGACATGCTGTTGTGTCTTGCAAGTAACGGGCTCAACCTGCCGGAATATCTGGATGATATTGCAAGGTTCAATGTCAGCCATGTGAGTATCACCATCAACGCCATTGACCTTGCAATCAGTGAAAAAATTTATTCCTGGGTGCGGTTCGGCAAAAAATCCCTGGCCCCCGGGCAGGGAGTGAAACTGCTTCTGGAAAAACAGCTGGCGTCCGTGGCAGGACTGAAAGAAAGGGGAATCATCGTAAAGGTCAATACCATTGTGCTGCCCGGTATCAACGATCACCATGTGACCGATATTGCCAAAGAAATGGCAAAAATGGGTGTGGATCTGCTCAACTGTATGCCCTATTATCCCAATGAGGGATCCAACTTCGCTCACCTCAGGGAACCGTCCAGGGAAGAGATTGCGAAAATCCAGGCAGACGCCCAGAAATATCTCCCCCAGATGAAGCACTGCAAACGTTGCCGGGCCGATGCTGTGGGCATACTGGGTGAAGAACCGGACAAGGTATTGATGGAGAGTCTTAAAACCTGTGCATCCATGGAAGAGACGCCTGAAATTGAGATGGAAGATCCTGCCCGCCCCCATGTTGCCGTGGCCACCCGGGAGGGGGTTCTGGTGAACCAGCACCTGGGAGAGGCCACAGAACTTGCCATCTATGACATCAGCCGGGAAGAAGTGGTCCTTGTGGAACAAAGGGAGATGCCCAGACCGGGTGACGGCAGTTCCAGGTGGCAGGTAGTGGCTGACCAGCTCAAGGATTGTCATCTTATCCTGGTGAGCGGTGTCGGGGAAACGCCTAAGGCGTTGCTCACGAACGAGGGATTTGAAATCCTGGAGGTCAACGGCCTGATCCAGGAAGTTGTTGATGCCGTTAAAAATAAACAGAACATAAGTCATCTGGTTAAAAGAGCCCCCCTGGATTGCAGGGCAGAATGTTCAGGTGGCGGAATGGGATGTATGTAA
- a CDS encoding galactose-1-phosphate uridylyltransferase, producing MVDQKIREIRINPIIPAESVLIATERGNRPEKKPGSASFDSRSLVSECPFCRGNENQTPGEILRVPGDGNWQIRVVQNLYPVFGDDHLLSDLNLGVHHVIDGYGQHEVVIDHANHGIQLYQMEQSHISRIFSLYRDRMKQLYTANENHRYVLVFKNFGPAAGGSIAHTHSQIIAMPVVPANVEMEIDNSRKYFQNQGKCIFCTLMDESLTYEGTVYDRFSGEQKKRIEVEKYIVEKGDYFVAIKPFASRFPWEVHILPRQHCHDYCSISDTECLDLAGVLRRVMLRLHAVLGFVEYNYFLHSAPAVLKTPEDESSFHWHLELCPRTTIPNGFELGSGLAINTVSPERAVEQLRAVQI from the coding sequence ATGGTTGATCAAAAAATTCGTGAAATCCGCATCAATCCGATTATTCCGGCAGAATCTGTTCTAATTGCCACGGAAAGAGGAAACCGGCCTGAAAAGAAACCAGGTTCTGCAAGTTTTGACTCGCGGTCGCTGGTATCTGAGTGCCCGTTTTGCAGGGGAAATGAAAATCAGACCCCTGGAGAAATTCTGCGCGTTCCAGGGGATGGAAACTGGCAGATACGGGTCGTTCAAAATCTTTACCCGGTATTTGGTGATGATCACCTCCTGTCAGACCTGAATCTGGGGGTTCACCATGTCATTGACGGATACGGTCAGCATGAAGTTGTCATTGATCACGCCAATCACGGAATTCAGTTATACCAGATGGAGCAATCCCATATATCCCGTATTTTCAGCCTGTATCGGGATCGAATGAAACAGCTTTACACGGCAAATGAAAACCACCGCTATGTCCTGGTGTTTAAAAATTTCGGCCCGGCGGCAGGCGGCAGTATCGCCCATACCCACAGTCAGATTATTGCCATGCCGGTTGTTCCCGCCAATGTTGAGATGGAAATTGACAACAGCCGGAAATATTTCCAGAATCAGGGAAAATGTATTTTCTGCACCTTGATGGATGAATCCCTGACCTATGAAGGAACGGTCTATGATCGGTTTTCAGGGGAACAAAAAAAACGTATTGAGGTCGAAAAGTATATTGTGGAAAAAGGGGACTATTTTGTCGCGATCAAACCCTTTGCCAGCCGATTCCCCTGGGAAGTCCATATCCTGCCGCGGCAGCATTGCCATGATTACTGCAGCATCTCAGATACTGAATGCCTGGATCTGGCCGGGGTACTGCGTCGCGTTATGCTGCGGCTTCACGCAGTTCTTGGCTTTGTGGAATATAATTATTTTCTACATTCTGCGCCCGCGGTCCTCAAAACACCGGAAGATGAATCAAGCTTTCACTGGCACCTGGAACTTTGTCCACGGACAACCATTCCAAATGGTTTTGAACTGGGCTCGGGTCTGGCGATCAATACGGTCAGCCCAGAGAGGGCCGTGGAGCAGCTTCGTGCCGTTCAAATATAA